In one window of Armatimonadota bacterium DNA:
- a CDS encoding AIR synthase family protein → MAEEHEERAPQSGHLKAGKVPAALLERLLARIPRTDRRVVLWPAVGEDAAAIAFGEKLLIAKTDPITFAADLIGWYAVHVNANDIATCGAIPRWFMATVLLPEGATADMAQAIFDQIVDACDGADIAVVGGHSEVTPQVARPVVVGCMLGEVERDGLVRTGGARPGDALVLTKGVAVEGTAVLAREAADELRARGVPQDELRAARQFLFSPGISVVREAAILAGGGGASAMHDPTEGGLATGLAEMAVAGGHGLRVNEDAILILPECRAICGALELDPLGLIASGSLLAAVPPARAYRAVGELEQAGIAAAVIGEVRPREDGLVMDSARGARPLPQFERDELARYFGAGDA, encoded by the coding sequence ATGGCAGAAGAGCACGAGGAAAGGGCACCACAGTCAGGGCATCTGAAAGCTGGTAAAGTCCCGGCAGCTCTCCTGGAGCGGCTGCTGGCACGGATTCCGCGCACAGATCGTCGTGTCGTGCTGTGGCCGGCGGTGGGGGAGGATGCTGCCGCGATCGCGTTCGGCGAGAAGCTGCTGATCGCGAAAACGGATCCCATCACCTTCGCGGCCGACCTCATCGGTTGGTACGCGGTGCACGTTAATGCAAACGACATCGCGACGTGTGGCGCGATTCCCCGTTGGTTCATGGCTACCGTGCTCCTGCCGGAGGGCGCCACCGCGGACATGGCCCAGGCGATATTCGACCAGATCGTGGATGCCTGCGACGGCGCGGATATTGCAGTCGTCGGCGGGCACAGCGAGGTCACGCCTCAGGTGGCGCGACCGGTCGTCGTCGGGTGCATGTTGGGGGAGGTCGAACGCGACGGACTGGTTCGGACGGGTGGGGCACGGCCGGGGGACGCCCTGGTGCTGACGAAGGGAGTCGCGGTGGAAGGGACGGCCGTCCTCGCGCGAGAGGCGGCAGACGAGCTGCGGGCTCGCGGCGTACCCCAAGATGAGCTGCGGGCGGCCCGGCAGTTCCTGTTCTCGCCGGGCATCAGCGTGGTGCGAGAGGCCGCGATCCTGGCGGGCGGCGGTGGGGCCAGCGCCATGCACGATCCCACTGAGGGCGGGCTCGCAACCGGATTGGCCGAGATGGCGGTAGCTGGTGGTCACGGCCTACGGGTGAACGAGGATGCCATCCTCATCCTTCCGGAATGCCGCGCAATATGCGGCGCGCTCGAGCTCGACCCGCTCGGGTTGATCGCCTCGGGGTCGCTGCTCGCCGCAGTTCCCCCAGCGCGAGCCTACCGTGCCGTCGGAGAGCTCGAACAAGCGGGCATCGCGGCTGCCGTCATCGGGGAGGTTCGGCCGCGTGAGGATGGCCTCGTCATGGACTCGGCGCGGGGGGCGCGGCCGCTCCCGCAGTTCGAGCGGGACGAGTTGGCGAGGTACTTCGGCGCCGGCGATGCCTGA
- a CDS encoding glycosyltransferase family 2 protein: protein MAYGRYPIKVSAIIPSYNEERQIGTVLSVVREADVLDEILVVDDGSTDRTLEMLPIGNGVRALRLPHNRGKGGAMWAGAESTDADILVFLDADLVGLRPEHLRIMLEPVASGEADMSVGVFRHGRYWTDLAQKLAPYISGQRAIRREMFLSVPEVRAARSGVEVALTHFARVNSWRVTWVTLAGITHVMKEEKMGALRGVRARLGMYREIAHYMCWARCRSRAGSLIRSVRRLLRAEEG, encoded by the coding sequence ATGGCGTACGGGAGGTACCCGATTAAGGTATCAGCCATCATTCCTTCCTACAACGAGGAGCGGCAGATCGGAACCGTTCTGTCCGTGGTGAGAGAAGCAGACGTACTCGACGAGATCCTGGTCGTGGATGACGGATCCACGGACAGGACCCTCGAGATGCTCCCCATAGGCAACGGCGTGCGAGCCCTTCGGCTCCCGCACAATCGCGGGAAAGGCGGCGCGATGTGGGCCGGGGCCGAGAGCACCGACGCCGACATCCTGGTATTCCTGGACGCCGACTTGGTGGGCCTCCGCCCCGAGCATCTCAGGATCATGCTGGAGCCGGTGGCGAGCGGCGAAGCGGATATGTCCGTCGGCGTCTTCCGCCACGGGCGGTACTGGACCGACCTGGCGCAGAAACTGGCGCCGTATATCTCCGGACAGCGTGCGATACGGCGGGAGATGTTCCTGAGCGTGCCTGAAGTGCGCGCGGCCCGCTCCGGGGTCGAGGTCGCGCTGACGCATTTCGCGCGAGTCAACAGTTGGCGCGTTACGTGGGTCACGCTTGCGGGAATAACGCATGTAATGAAAGAGGAGAAGATGGGGGCGCTGCGGGGGGTTCGTGCCCGCCTCGGCATGTACCGGGAGATTGCGCACTACATGTGCTGGGCGCGGTGCCGGAGCCGCGCCGGTTCTCTCATCCGATCCGTACGCCGTTTGCTTCGTGCAGAGGAGGGATAG
- a CDS encoding trypsin-like peptidase domain-containing protein — translation MEGRKYRLTISVAWVIALVVVFGAVLGISYRYHGLVGMGMGNASAATLEPPPQLESLQNAFQTLAEHAKPSVVNISSEQDVKVSPRDSREQDELRERLRRLFGDEFDFPSPMPMPPTQPRRSLGSGVIIDAQGCILTSAHVVRDADRVTVTLADGKELRAEILASDPQTDLAVIKIDSAEAKAPLVPAALGNADNEKVGSWVMAVGSPLGLEETMTVGVISAKNRTFRNPNVQGKPFREMIQTDAVINPGNSGGPLLNIRGEVIAINTLIVSTTGFNIGLGFAIPINPANRSVIESLKVGETPTRGQLGVYIRPVDEAIAKEYGVEAGAYVNEVMPDSPAAKAGIQAEDIIVQYGKKQVDNEQDLVQAVEATKPGAEVDVTVVRNRERKTIQVAIGQVSAAKEVTAAATTTGKLGVTVSEITPQLTEQYSLKADHGVVVTKLDPNGEGTRAGIQEGDVIVKINRVGVASVADYETAVDQLKPGDAVVIRATRGERIVTLTIRSLGQ, via the coding sequence ATGGAAGGACGTAAATACAGGCTGACCATTTCCGTAGCGTGGGTAATCGCGCTCGTGGTCGTGTTCGGGGCAGTGCTCGGCATCTCGTACAGGTACCACGGGCTGGTCGGAATGGGAATGGGCAACGCGTCGGCGGCGACGCTCGAGCCACCGCCGCAACTCGAATCGCTGCAGAACGCGTTCCAGACACTGGCCGAGCACGCCAAGCCTTCGGTGGTCAACATCAGCAGTGAGCAAGACGTGAAGGTGTCGCCTCGGGACTCCCGCGAGCAGGATGAGTTGCGCGAACGACTGCGGCGCTTGTTCGGCGATGAGTTTGACTTCCCGTCCCCGATGCCGATGCCGCCGACGCAGCCGCGCAGGAGCCTGGGCTCGGGCGTCATCATTGACGCGCAGGGCTGCATCCTGACCAGCGCGCACGTGGTCCGCGACGCCGACCGGGTGACGGTGACTCTCGCCGACGGGAAGGAGCTGAGGGCGGAGATCCTCGCCAGTGATCCGCAGACGGACCTGGCGGTAATCAAGATTGATTCCGCTGAGGCCAAGGCGCCGCTCGTGCCGGCAGCGCTGGGCAATGCGGACAACGAGAAGGTCGGCTCGTGGGTCATGGCTGTGGGGAGCCCGCTGGGGCTGGAGGAAACCATGACCGTCGGTGTCATCAGCGCGAAGAACCGAACCTTCCGTAACCCCAACGTGCAGGGCAAGCCATTCCGGGAGATGATACAGACCGACGCGGTTATCAACCCGGGTAACAGCGGCGGGCCGTTGCTCAACATCCGCGGAGAAGTCATCGCCATCAACACGCTCATCGTGAGCACTACCGGCTTCAACATCGGGCTGGGGTTCGCGATTCCCATCAACCCGGCAAATCGAAGTGTCATAGAGAGCCTGAAGGTTGGCGAGACGCCGACGCGCGGCCAGTTGGGCGTTTATATCCGCCCCGTGGACGAAGCGATTGCCAAGGAATACGGCGTCGAGGCAGGCGCATACGTCAATGAGGTGATGCCCGACAGCCCCGCGGCCAAGGCCGGCATCCAGGCCGAGGATATCATCGTCCAGTACGGCAAGAAGCAGGTCGACAACGAACAGGATCTGGTCCAGGCAGTGGAGGCCACAAAGCCCGGCGCGGAGGTGGACGTGACGGTCGTGCGCAACCGAGAACGCAAGACGATCCAGGTCGCGATCGGCCAGGTTTCGGCGGCGAAGGAAGTGACCGCAGCAGCCACGACGACCGGTAAGCTTGGGGTAACGGTGAGCGAGATCACACCTCAATTGACGGAGCAATACTCGCTCAAGGCAGACCACGGCGTCGTGGTGACGAAGCTTGACCCGAATGGCGAAGGCACGCGCGCGGGCATCCAGGAGGGCGACGTGATCGTCAAGATCAACCGCGTTGGAGTCGCCTCGGTGGCGGACTACGAAACTGCTGTTGACCAGTTGAAGCCGGGCGATGCCGTCGTCATCCGCGCAACGCGCGGCGAGCGAATTGTGACCCTTACGATCAGGAGCCTGGGGCAGTAG